ATTCATTGTTtgattttggctagctggagGGTCAGTACGTGTGTGGCTGTTTCCATTTGTCTTTCCCCTAGACAGgtatttccttttcgtgttttttatgttcacgtaagtttttttcttctttctatTGGGGTTATCCCCATCCGTTTCGTCACCATGTGGGGGGCTGTTTTTCTGGCCAGAGTTATCACCATGTGGGGGGCTTCCTTTCTGGCCAGAGTTGTCACCATGTGGGTGGCGACTGCTCTCCCCCTGGACGTTGAactcgaaaaaataaatgaaggcTAAAAAGTGGAGAGCAGCTGGGTTCCTCATTCGACTAGCTCTTTCCAAGAAGTGAATGCTCAATTTCAAATTTCttttgtaagaaaaaaaataattttggtagccaataaaatgtatttttcccAACTCGTAGTAGGACGATGAGGTTATATTGTCCTTCTTCCCAAGGACCAATTGCTCAAAAATACTTATGCTTTtattgatgttttttttctgttgtttGATCCATCTTTGAGTTCCATGGCTAGGTTGAACAGCTTGGATCTGTCGTCCTGTCCACCTCCATCTCCACCGCCATCTCCACCTCCGCCGTTGCGCTGGGCGCCCTCCTGCTGGGGGGCTTGCTCGTTTGGACTTTCCCCGCCGTGGTCGCCACTTCCGAAATGGTGCACATGGCCGCTTTGCACATCGCTGCTTTGCACATGGTCGCTTTGCACATTGCCGCTTTGCACATGGTCGCTCCTCACATCACCGCTCCTCACACCGTCCTGCTCCGCCCAGCTGTCCTTCAACAATGCCACGGCACTCTCCAGCGCGCTACCTCCTCCCGGCCATTCCACCCATTCGGCTTCTCCCCCACCGGCCTCCTTCAAGTCCACCCCCCTGGAAATATCCCCCTCCACCTGCGCATCTTTA
This genomic stretch from Plasmodium cynomolgi strain B DNA, scaffold: 0369, whole genome shotgun sequence harbors:
- a CDS encoding hypothetical protein (putative): TIHGYNVIANNTNFLFSTKDAQVEGDISRGVDLKEAGGGEAEWVEWPGGGSALESAVALLKDSWAEQDGVRSGDVRSDHVQSGNVQSDHVQSSDVQSGHVHHFGSGDHGGESPNEQAPQQEGAQRNGGGGDGGGDGGGQDDRSKLFNLAMELKDGSNNRKKTSIKA